A window of the Pseudomonas sp. B21_DOA genome harbors these coding sequences:
- the alr gene encoding alanine racemase encodes MRPARALIDLQALRHNYRIAREVTGAKALAVIKADAYGHGAVRCAQALEAEADGFAVACIEEALELRSAGIRAPVLLLEGFFEADELALIVEHDFWCVVHSLWQLEAIEQAALSKPITVWLKLDSGMHRVGLHPKDYPAAYQRLLASGKVAKIVLMSHFARADELHAQSSAEQVAVFEAARQGLAAEVSLRNSPAVLGWPEIQSDWVRPGIMLYGATPFEEANAVAERLQPVMTLESKVISVRELPAGEPIGYGARFITDKPMRIGVVAMGYADGYPRQAPTGTPVLVAGKSSRLLGRVSMDMLCIDLTDVAEAGLGSTVELWGKNILASDVAKWADTIPYQIFCNLKRVPRLYSEG; translated from the coding sequence ATGCGTCCTGCCCGTGCCCTGATCGACCTTCAAGCCCTGCGTCACAACTACCGAATTGCCCGTGAAGTCACCGGCGCCAAGGCGCTCGCGGTGATCAAGGCGGACGCCTATGGCCATGGCGCGGTGCGTTGCGCCCAGGCGCTGGAAGCCGAGGCTGACGGATTTGCGGTGGCCTGCATTGAAGAAGCACTGGAGCTGCGTTCCGCTGGGATTCGCGCGCCGGTATTGCTGCTGGAAGGCTTCTTCGAAGCCGACGAGCTGGCGTTGATCGTCGAGCATGATTTCTGGTGCGTGGTGCATTCGCTGTGGCAGCTCGAAGCGATCGAACAGGCAGCGCTGAGCAAGCCGATTACTGTTTGGCTGAAGCTAGATTCCGGCATGCACCGCGTCGGTCTGCATCCGAAAGACTACCCTGCGGCATATCAACGTCTGCTGGCCAGCGGCAAGGTGGCGAAAATCGTGTTGATGAGCCACTTCGCCCGCGCCGATGAATTGCACGCGCAAAGCAGCGCCGAGCAGGTCGCGGTGTTCGAAGCGGCGCGTCAAGGGCTGGCGGCGGAAGTCAGCCTGCGCAACTCGCCAGCCGTGCTCGGTTGGCCAGAAATCCAAAGCGATTGGGTCCGCCCGGGCATCATGCTCTACGGCGCGACCCCGTTCGAAGAAGCCAACGCCGTCGCTGAACGCCTGCAACCAGTGATGACCCTCGAATCGAAAGTCATCAGTGTGCGTGAATTGCCGGCCGGCGAACCGATCGGCTATGGCGCCAGATTCATCACCGACAAGCCGATGCGCATCGGTGTGGTCGCCATGGGGTACGCCGACGGCTACCCGCGCCAGGCGCCGACCGGCACGCCGGTACTGGTGGCCGGCAAATCCAGTCGCCTGCTGGGGCGCGTGTCGATGGACATGCTCTGCATCGATCTGACCGACGTAGCGGAAGCGGGGCTTGGTTCAACTGTCGAGCTGTGGGGTAAAAACATCCTCGCCAGCGACGTGGCAAAGTGGGCCGATACCATCCCGTATCAGATCTTCTGCAACCTGAAACGGGTGCCAAGGCTCTATTCCGAGGGTTGA
- a CDS encoding RidA family protein, with protein MSIQRQLTNERMSQIVSHNGTVYLAGQVGDDFDAGIEQQTRDVLANIERLLDLAGTDKQHLLSATIYLNNIEAHFAGMNAVWDQWLPKGAAPARATVEAKMAKPSILVEISIVAALP; from the coding sequence ATGTCAATCCAGCGCCAGCTCACCAATGAGCGCATGAGTCAGATCGTCAGCCACAACGGCACCGTGTATCTGGCCGGGCAGGTCGGCGACGACTTCGACGCCGGAATTGAACAGCAGACCCGCGACGTGCTCGCCAATATCGAGCGCTTGCTCGATCTGGCCGGGACCGACAAGCAGCATCTGTTGTCGGCGACAATCTATTTGAACAACATCGAAGCGCACTTCGCCGGGATGAACGCGGTGTGGGACCAGTGGTTGCCAAAAGGCGCTGCTCCGGCCCGCGCCACCGTCGAAGCGAAGATGGCCAAGCCGAGCATTCTGGTGGAGATCTCCATCGTCGCCGCGCTGCCATAA
- the dadA gene encoding D-amino acid dehydrogenase, with protein sequence MRVMVLGSGVIGTASAYYLARAGFEVVVVDRQPAAAMETSFANAGQVSPGYASPWAAPGVPLKAITWLLQRHAPLAIKATADIDQYLWMAQMLRNCTASRYAVNKERMVRLSEYSRDCLDELRAETGIAYEGRSLGTTQLFRTQAQLDNAAKDIAVLKESGVPFEVLDRAGIARVEPALAGVTDILAGALRLPNDQTGDCQIFTTRLAEMARKLGVEFRFGQDIQKLDYAGDRINGVWIDGKLETADRYVLALGSYSPQLLKPLGIKAPVYPLKGYSLTVPITDPAMAPTSTILDETYKVAITRFDNRIRVGGMAEIAGFDLSLNPRRRETLEMIVNDLYPQGGNLAEASFWTGLRPTTPDGTPIVGATPFKNLFLNTGHGTLGWTMACGSGRLLADLMAKKKPQISAEGLDISRYGNQTQESAKHVNPAPAHQ encoded by the coding sequence ATGCGCGTCATGGTCTTGGGTAGCGGCGTCATCGGTACCGCCAGTGCTTACTATCTGGCGCGTGCCGGGTTCGAAGTGGTGGTGGTCGACCGGCAGCCTGCTGCGGCCATGGAGACCAGTTTCGCCAACGCCGGCCAGGTCTCGCCGGGTTACGCCTCGCCGTGGGCCGCGCCGGGCGTGCCGCTCAAGGCCATCACGTGGCTGCTGCAACGCCATGCGCCATTGGCGATCAAGGCCACCGCCGATATCGACCAATACCTGTGGATGGCGCAAATGCTGCGCAACTGCACCGCCAGCCGTTACGCGGTGAACAAGGAGCGCATGGTGCGTCTGTCCGAGTACAGCCGTGACTGCCTCGATGAATTGCGCGCCGAAACCGGTATCGCCTACGAAGGCCGCAGCCTCGGCACGACGCAGTTGTTCCGTACTCAGGCGCAACTGGATAACGCCGCCAAAGACATCGCCGTGCTGAAAGAGTCCGGCGTGCCGTTTGAAGTCCTCGACCGCGCCGGCATCGCCCGCGTCGAGCCGGCTCTGGCCGGCGTGACCGATATTCTCGCTGGCGCGCTGCGTCTGCCCAACGACCAGACCGGCGACTGCCAGATCTTCACCACCCGTCTCGCCGAAATGGCGCGCAAGCTCGGTGTGGAATTCCGTTTCGGCCAGGACATCCAGAAACTCGACTACGCCGGTGATCGCATCAACGGTGTGTGGATTGACGGCAAGCTGGAAACCGCTGACCGCTACGTGCTGGCGCTCGGCAGCTACTCGCCGCAGTTGCTCAAGCCGTTGGGCATCAAGGCTCCGGTGTATCCGCTCAAGGGCTATTCGCTGACCGTGCCGATCACCGATCCTGCCATGGCGCCGACGTCGACCATTCTCGACGAGACCTACAAGGTTGCGATCACCCGTTTCGACAACCGCATCCGCGTCGGCGGCATGGCCGAGATCGCCGGTTTTGACCTATCGCTGAACCCGCGTCGGCGCGAAACCCTGGAGATGATCGTCAACGACCTTTATCCTCAGGGCGGCAATCTGGCCGAAGCGAGTTTCTGGACCGGCCTGCGCCCGACCACGCCGGACGGTACGCCGATCGTTGGCGCCACGCCGTTCAAGAATCTGTTCCTCAACACCGGTCACGGTACGCTCGGCTGGACCATGGCCTGTGGTTCCGGCCGTTTGCTCGCCGACCTGATGGCGAAGAAAAAGCCGCAGATCAGCGCCGAAGGCCTCGATATTTCCCGTTACGGCAACCAGACCCAGGAGTCCGCAAAACATGTCAATCCAGCGCCAGCTCACCAATGA
- a CDS encoding Lrp/AsnC ligand binding domain-containing protein gives MRTNTQTKRELDKIDRNILRILQADGRISFTELGEKVGLSTTPCTERVRRLEREGIIMGYNARLNPQHLKGSLLVFVEISLDYKSGDTFEEFRRAVLKLPHVLECHLVSGDFDYLVKARISEMASYRKLLGDILLKLPHVRESKSYIVMEEVKESLCLPIPD, from the coding sequence ATGCGTACCAACACTCAGACCAAACGTGAGCTGGACAAGATCGACCGCAACATCCTGCGCATCCTCCAGGCGGACGGGCGGATTTCCTTCACTGAGCTCGGGGAAAAGGTCGGTCTCTCGACCACGCCGTGCACCGAGCGCGTGCGGCGCCTGGAGCGCGAAGGGATCATCATGGGCTACAACGCCCGGCTCAATCCGCAGCACTTGAAGGGTAGCCTGCTGGTGTTTGTCGAAATCAGCCTCGACTACAAATCCGGCGACACATTCGAAGAATTCAGACGCGCGGTGCTGAAGCTGCCGCATGTGCTGGAGTGTCATTTGGTGTCGGGGGATTTCGACTATCTGGTGAAGGCGCGGATTTCCGAGATGGCCTCGTACCGCAAACTGCTCGGCGACATTCTCTTGAAGCTGCCACATGTACGTGAATCGAAGAGCTATATCGTCATGGAAGAGGTGAAAGAAAGCCTGTGCCTGCCGATTCCGGACTGA
- a CDS encoding YkgJ family cysteine cluster protein codes for MSCNSQKIRTLRQQIPTFDCVPGCHDCCGPVTTSPEEMARLPRKTRAEQDAALEELNCVHLGPNGCTVYEERPLICRLFGTTNSLPCPNERRPVELIHPRVEKQIFQYMAANRQVLV; via the coding sequence ATGAGCTGCAACAGCCAGAAAATCCGCACCCTGCGTCAGCAGATTCCCACGTTCGACTGCGTGCCGGGCTGCCACGACTGCTGCGGGCCGGTGACCACTTCGCCCGAGGAAATGGCCCGGCTGCCGCGCAAGACCCGCGCCGAGCAGGATGCCGCGCTGGAAGAACTCAACTGTGTGCATCTGGGGCCGAATGGTTGCACTGTGTATGAAGAGCGGCCGCTGATCTGTCGACTGTTTGGTACGACCAATAGCCTGCCATGCCCGAACGAGCGGCGGCCGGTGGAGCTGATTCATCCGCGGGTCGAGAAGCAGATTTTCCAGTACATGGCGGCGAATCGGCAGGTGTTGGTTTAG
- a CDS encoding FAD-binding oxidoreductase, producing MTARAPTTASQPHVASYYAASSLPQPDHPVLQGEVVADVCVVGGGFSGLNAALELAERGFSVVLLEAHRIGWGASGRNGGQLIRGVGHGLDQFANVIGAEGVREMKLMGLEAVEIVRRRVERFGIACDLTWGYCDLANKPSDLDGFAEDAEELRGLGYRYETRLLQASEMHTVVGSKRYVGGLIDMGSGHLHPLNLALGEAAAAQQLGVQLFERSAVTCIDYGPEVKVHTAQGSVRAKTLVLGCNAYLNDLNPQLTGKVLPAGSYIIATEPLSEEQAHNLLPQNMAVCDQRVALDYYRLSADRRLLFGGACHYSGRDPKDIGAYMQPKMLEVFPQLAGVKIDYQWGGMIGIGANRLPQIGRLAEQPNVYYAQAYSGHGVNATHLAGKLLAEAISGQHGGGFDLFARVPHITFPGGKHLRSPLLALGMLWHRLKELV from the coding sequence ATGACCGCCCGCGCCCCGACCACCGCGAGCCAACCCCACGTTGCCTCTTATTACGCCGCCAGCAGCCTGCCGCAGCCTGACCATCCCGTGCTGCAAGGCGAGGTGGTGGCGGATGTCTGCGTGGTCGGCGGTGGCTTTTCCGGGCTGAATGCCGCGCTGGAACTCGCCGAACGCGGTTTCAGCGTGGTTTTGCTGGAAGCGCACCGGATCGGCTGGGGCGCCAGCGGTCGCAACGGCGGGCAGTTGATTCGCGGTGTCGGCCATGGCCTGGATCAGTTCGCCAACGTCATCGGTGCCGAAGGCGTGCGCGAGATGAAACTCATGGGCCTGGAAGCGGTGGAGATTGTCCGCCGGCGCGTCGAGCGTTTCGGCATTGCCTGCGACCTGACCTGGGGTTACTGCGACCTCGCCAACAAGCCTTCCGATCTCGACGGTTTTGCCGAAGACGCCGAAGAGTTGCGCGGCCTCGGTTACCGCTACGAAACCCGTCTGTTGCAGGCCAGTGAAATGCACACCGTGGTCGGTTCCAAACGCTATGTCGGCGGCTTGATCGACATGGGCTCCGGGCATCTGCATCCGCTGAATCTGGCGCTGGGCGAAGCGGCAGCGGCGCAGCAACTGGGCGTGCAGTTGTTCGAGCGTTCGGCCGTGACGTGCATCGATTACGGCCCCGAAGTGAAGGTACACACCGCGCAAGGCTCGGTGCGAGCGAAGACGCTGGTGTTGGGCTGCAATGCCTATCTCAATGACCTCAACCCGCAACTGACCGGCAAGGTCCTGCCCGCCGGCAGCTACATCATCGCCACCGAACCGCTCAGCGAAGAGCAGGCGCACAACCTGCTGCCGCAGAACATGGCGGTCTGCGACCAGCGGGTAGCGCTGGATTACTACCGGCTCTCGGCGGATCGACGTTTGCTGTTCGGCGGCGCGTGTCATTACTCGGGACGCGATCCGAAAGACATCGGCGCCTATATGCAGCCGAAGATGCTTGAAGTGTTCCCGCAACTGGCCGGGGTGAAAATTGATTATCAGTGGGGCGGAATGATCGGCATCGGTGCCAACCGCCTGCCGCAGATTGGCCGGCTCGCCGAGCAGCCGAACGTGTATTACGCCCAGGCGTATTCCGGGCATGGAGTGAATGCCACTCACCTGGCCGGCAAGCTGCTGGCCGAGGCGATCAGTGGGCAGCATGGCGGCGGCTTTGATCTGTTCGCCAGGGTGCCGCACATCACCTTTCCCGGCGGCAAGCACTTGCGCTCGCCGTTGTTGGCGTTGGGGATGTTGTGGCATCGGCTGAAAGAGTTGGTCTGA
- a CDS encoding DUF1127 domain-containing protein, whose product MNGLSDVRLTLHSQELAAGQKDSARNLLRNAPSGLSRWGLFWHRLQTRKALLGLTPEQLRDVGLTREQAREEGLKPFWRI is encoded by the coding sequence ATGAACGGCTTGAGCGATGTGCGGCTGACGTTACACAGTCAGGAACTGGCGGCAGGGCAGAAGGACAGCGCGCGTAATCTGCTGCGTAACGCACCGTCCGGCCTCAGTCGCTGGGGCCTGTTCTGGCATCGTCTGCAAACGCGCAAGGCGTTGCTCGGCCTGACACCGGAGCAACTCAGGGATGTCGGGCTGACGCGAGAGCAGGCAAGGGAGGAGGGGTTGAAGCCGTTTTGGCGGATCTGA
- a CDS encoding PLP-dependent aminotransferase family protein has translation MTLYVNLAELLGTRIEQGFYRPGDRLPSVRALSVEHGVSLSTVQQAYRVLEDSGLATPKPKSGYFVPVGRELPELPAVGRPAQRPVEISQWDQVLELIRAVPRKDVVQLGRGMPDVGSPTMKPLLRGLARISRRQDMPGLYYDNIHGNLELREQIARLMLDSGCQLSASELVITTGCHEALSTSIHAICEPGDIVAVDSPSFHGAMQTLKGLGMKALEIPTDPLTGISLDALELALEQWPIKAIQLTPNCNNPLGYVMPESRKRALLTLAQRFDVAIIEDDVYGELAYTYPRPRTIKSFDEDGRVLLCSSFSKTLAPGLRIGWVAPGRYLERVLHMKYISTGSTAPQPQIAIAEFIKAGHFEPHLRRMRMQYQRNRDAMIDWVTRYFPAGTRASRPQGSFMLWVELPEGFDTLKLNRALHDQGVQIAVGSIFSASGKYRNCLRMNYAAKPTAQIEEAVRKVGAAAIKLLAETD, from the coding sequence ATGACTCTGTATGTCAATCTCGCCGAATTGCTCGGCACCCGCATCGAACAAGGCTTCTATCGCCCCGGTGATCGCTTGCCGTCAGTGCGTGCCTTGAGTGTCGAGCACGGTGTCAGTCTGAGCACGGTGCAGCAGGCGTATCGCGTGCTTGAAGACAGCGGTCTGGCCACGCCGAAACCCAAGTCTGGCTACTTTGTGCCAGTCGGCCGCGAGTTGCCGGAGCTCCCCGCCGTAGGCCGCCCCGCGCAGCGGCCAGTCGAGATTTCGCAATGGGATCAAGTGCTGGAACTCATTCGCGCGGTACCGCGCAAGGATGTCGTGCAATTGGGCCGTGGCATGCCCGATGTCGGCTCACCCACCATGAAGCCGCTGCTGCGCGGACTGGCGCGAATCAGCCGCCGGCAGGACATGCCCGGTCTGTATTACGACAACATCCACGGCAACCTAGAACTGCGCGAACAGATCGCGCGTCTGATGCTTGATTCCGGCTGCCAGTTGAGCGCCAGCGAGCTGGTGATCACCACCGGTTGCCACGAAGCGCTGTCCACCAGCATCCACGCGATCTGCGAGCCGGGCGACATCGTCGCGGTGGACTCGCCAAGTTTCCACGGCGCCATGCAGACCCTCAAAGGCCTGGGCATGAAAGCTCTGGAAATCCCCACCGACCCGCTCACCGGGATCAGCCTCGACGCCCTTGAACTGGCGCTGGAACAGTGGCCGATCAAGGCCATTCAGCTCACGCCGAACTGCAACAACCCGCTCGGCTACGTCATGCCCGAATCGCGCAAACGCGCGCTGTTGACGTTGGCCCAGCGTTTCGACGTGGCGATCATCGAAGACGATGTGTACGGCGAACTGGCCTACACCTATCCGCGTCCGCGGACGATCAAATCCTTCGACGAAGACGGCCGCGTGCTGCTCTGCAGCTCGTTCTCCAAGACCCTGGCGCCGGGGCTGCGCATCGGCTGGGTGGCGCCGGGCCGATATCTCGAGCGGGTGTTGCACATGAAATACATCAGCACCGGATCCACCGCGCCGCAACCGCAGATCGCCATCGCCGAATTCATCAAGGCCGGCCATTTCGAGCCGCACTTGCGGCGCATGCGCATGCAGTACCAGCGCAATCGTGACGCGATGATCGACTGGGTGACGCGCTACTTTCCCGCCGGCACTCGCGCCAGTCGCCCGCAGGGCAGCTTCATGCTCTGGGTGGAACTGCCGGAGGGTTTCGACACCCTGAAACTGAATCGCGCGCTGCACGATCAAGGCGTACAGATTGCCGTCGGCAGCATCTTTTCCGCCTCGGGCAAATACCGCAATTGTCTGCGCATGAACTACGCTGCCAAACCAACAGCACAGATCGAAGAAGCGGTGCGCAAGGTCGGCGCCGCGGCGATCAAATTACTCGCTGAGACCGACTGA
- a CDS encoding phospholipase D family protein produces the protein MSFRQPLLALLILASFLSGCASLDVPREPSQALPASESSFGRSIQAQAAPYKGQSGFRLLSDSGEAFTARAELIRHAQVSLDLQYYIVHDGISTRMLVEEVLKAADRGVRVRILLDDTTSDGLDQIIATLAAHPQIQIRLFNPLHLGRSTGVTRAAGRLFNLSVQHRRMHNKLWLADNSAAIVGGRNLGDEYFDAEPNLNFTDIDMLSIGPVAEQLGHSFDQYWNSALSKPIDEFLSSQPTAADLQNTRTRLEESLEETRKQNHALYQQLMKFTTDPRMDIWRKELIWAWNQALWDAPSKVLSKGEPDPHLLLTTQLAPELTGVSKELIMISAYFVPGQPGLVYLTGRADAGVSVNLLTNSLEATDVPAVHGGYAPYRKALLEHGVKLYELRRQPGDNYGSGPRVFYSKSFRGSDSSLHSKAMIFDRRKSFIGSFNFDPRSVLWNTEVGVLVDSPELAEHVRALALQGMAPTLSYQAKLEDGKVVWVTEDNGQMHTLTKEPGSWWRRFNSWFSTNVGLERML, from the coding sequence GTGAGCTTCAGACAGCCCCTACTCGCTTTACTGATACTCGCCTCGTTCCTCAGCGGCTGCGCCAGCCTCGATGTACCGCGCGAGCCGAGCCAGGCCTTGCCGGCGTCGGAATCCAGCTTCGGCCGTTCGATTCAGGCTCAGGCCGCGCCCTACAAAGGGCAGTCGGGGTTTCGTCTGCTCTCCGACAGTGGCGAGGCGTTTACCGCCCGGGCCGAGCTGATTCGTCATGCCCAGGTCAGCCTCGATTTGCAGTACTACATCGTCCATGACGGCATCAGCACGCGGATGCTGGTGGAAGAAGTGCTCAAAGCGGCCGACCGTGGCGTGCGCGTGCGCATCCTGCTCGACGACACCACCAGCGACGGCCTCGACCAGATCATCGCGACCCTGGCGGCGCATCCGCAGATCCAGATTCGTTTGTTCAATCCGTTGCACCTGGGTCGCAGCACCGGCGTAACACGCGCGGCCGGGCGACTGTTCAATCTGTCCGTGCAGCACCGGCGCATGCACAACAAACTGTGGCTGGCGGACAACAGCGCGGCCATCGTCGGCGGGCGCAATCTGGGCGATGAATATTTCGACGCCGAACCCAACCTGAATTTCACCGACATCGACATGCTCAGCATCGGCCCGGTCGCCGAGCAGCTCGGGCACAGTTTCGACCAGTACTGGAACAGCGCGCTGAGCAAGCCGATCGACGAATTCCTCTCCAGCCAACCGACCGCCGCCGACCTGCAAAACACCCGCACGCGCCTGGAAGAATCACTGGAAGAAACCCGCAAGCAGAACCACGCGCTGTATCAACAGTTGATGAAATTCACCACCGACCCGCGCATGGATATCTGGCGCAAAGAACTGATCTGGGCCTGGAACCAGGCGTTGTGGGATGCGCCGAGCAAGGTGCTGTCCAAGGGCGAACCCGATCCGCATCTGTTGCTGACCACACAACTGGCGCCGGAACTGACCGGTGTGAGCAAAGAGCTGATCATGATTTCCGCATACTTTGTGCCGGGCCAGCCGGGACTGGTCTACCTGACCGGGCGCGCCGATGCCGGGGTCTCCGTGAACCTGCTGACCAATTCACTGGAGGCCACTGACGTGCCGGCGGTGCACGGCGGTTACGCGCCCTATCGCAAGGCATTGCTTGAACACGGGGTGAAACTCTATGAACTGCGCCGCCAGCCTGGGGATAACTATGGCAGCGGGCCGCGGGTGTTCTACAGCAAGTCGTTTCGCGGTTCGGATTCGAGTTTGCACAGCAAGGCGATGATCTTCGACCGGCGCAAATCGTTTATCGGTTCGTTCAACTTCGACCCGCGCTCGGTGCTGTGGAACACCGAAGTCGGCGTCCTGGTCGATAGCCCGGAACTGGCCGAGCATGTGCGCGCACTGGCATTGCAAGGCATGGCGCCGACCTTGAGTTATCAGGCGAAACTCGAGGACGGCAAGGTCGTCTGGGTCACCGAGGACAACGGCCAGATGCACACTCTGACCAAGGAGCCGGGGAGCTGGTGGCGGCGCTTCAACTCGTGGTTCAGCACCAACGTTGGCCTGGAGCGGATGTTGTAA